From Streptomyces sp. NBC_00370, a single genomic window includes:
- a CDS encoding universal stress protein encodes MAGHEIPEPADRKQVADPLSDLRAAEQTRASCDPAFRHGVVVGFDGSTSSERALSYAIGMATRLASGLIIVHVANRLPTTVWAGCEPPVFVDVPDHRTEVLGLELACADYLSDVPWILVERGGDICHELEEVGQEYSADAIVVGSTHGIVGRIFGSVAGRLARRAQRPVVVVP; translated from the coding sequence ATGGCCGGTCACGAAATCCCCGAACCCGCTGACCGCAAGCAGGTAGCCGACCCACTGTCGGACCTGCGAGCGGCGGAACAGACGCGCGCATCCTGCGACCCGGCCTTCCGGCACGGAGTGGTGGTCGGCTTCGACGGCTCCACCTCCAGCGAGAGGGCCCTGTCCTACGCCATCGGCATGGCCACCAGGCTCGCCTCGGGCCTGATCATCGTCCATGTGGCGAACCGGCTGCCGACCACCGTATGGGCCGGCTGCGAACCTCCCGTCTTCGTCGACGTCCCGGACCACCGCACGGAAGTGCTCGGCCTCGAACTGGCCTGTGCGGACTATCTGAGCGACGTCCCCTGGATCCTCGTGGAGCGCGGCGGCGACATCTGCCACGAACTCGAAGAGGTCGGCCAGGAGTACTCCGCCGACGCGATCGTCGTCGGCTCCACGCACGGCATCGTCGGACGGATCTTCGGCTCCGTGGCCGGCCGGCTCGCGCGCCGCGCGCAGCGTCCGGTCGTCGTCGTCCCGTAA